In Candidatus Contubernalis alkalaceticus, the following proteins share a genomic window:
- a CDS encoding tetratricopeptide repeat protein: MIDQFFDKIFSKLEDIDRQLSSVPSDQETEILTEQLLQLRRQMDQMVNYWLKFEEKVNNMQLKYKLDIPEELFDIIPDGLLEKLDLIDDDLTFENEEDKISNPGTTTRNVFQNMDENVFMSIDDLETTRFFRRGIGYFDLSMMNEAVEEFKNVIIREPNFMAGHFYLGMAYSELGNHEEALKEFNLILALNQNPKFKAVTHNCRGNIYAEQGRYEEALQEFENTLKLDNNFVDVYFNLGATCYNMNKFEESIEHFKNALKYFDDDWEIFYYLGKSYGNLGFLKEAIYYVEKASQLKGGITAIHLELGVLYELSGEKNKAKNQYSKIKNK, encoded by the coding sequence ATGATTGACCAGTTTTTTGACAAAATATTTTCAAAACTTGAGGATATTGATAGACAGTTGTCATCAGTTCCCAGTGACCAGGAAACAGAAATTTTAACAGAACAACTTTTACAGCTTCGCAGACAGATGGATCAAATGGTGAATTATTGGCTTAAATTTGAGGAAAAAGTGAATAATATGCAGTTAAAATATAAATTAGATATACCGGAAGAACTATTTGATATTATACCCGATGGGTTATTGGAAAAATTAGATTTAATTGATGATGATTTAACTTTTGAAAATGAGGAGGATAAAATTAGTAATCCTGGCACCACAACCAGAAATGTCTTTCAAAATATGGATGAGAATGTTTTTATGAGTATAGATGATTTGGAAACTACACGTTTCTTTCGAAGGGGTATAGGCTATTTTGACTTATCTATGATGAATGAGGCAGTAGAAGAATTTAAAAATGTAATAATAAGAGAGCCAAATTTTATGGCCGGTCATTTTTATTTAGGCATGGCTTATAGTGAATTAGGCAATCATGAGGAAGCTTTAAAAGAATTTAACTTGATTTTGGCTTTGAATCAGAACCCTAAGTTTAAGGCAGTTACTCATAACTGCAGAGGAAACATTTATGCGGAACAGGGAAGATATGAAGAGGCTTTACAAGAATTTGAAAATACTCTAAAACTGGATAATAATTTTGTGGATGTCTACTTTAATTTGGGGGCCACCTGTTATAATATGAACAAATTTGAAGAAAGTATTGAGCATTTCAAAAATGCTTTGAAATATTTTGATGACGATTGGGAAATTTTTTATTACTTGGGAAAATCATATGGTAATTTAGGCTTTTTAAAAGAGGCTATTTACTATGTTGAAAAAGCCTCACAATTGAAGGGTGGCATAACTGCTATTCATTTGGAATTAGGAGTACTTTACGAATTAAGTGGAGAAAAAAATAAAGCAAAAAATCAATATTCAAAAATTAAAAACAAATAA